A part of Thermomicrobiales bacterium genomic DNA contains:
- a CDS encoding CDP-archaeol synthase gives MKQRAISSIGVVLIGVVPAILGSPVFSVVVGLIAIGALYELYRAYQRVGARPSTWTGTVAIIALVVIAGTDAPFRALTGAMCAYTLLALAQHLVKKDINGALIDWSFSLSGVMYIGFTLMHFILIRRIHGAVNVDWIRDADALIGDGAAALGLAWLLFVLVTTWMTDVFAYLIGRQWGRVKLIPHISPGKTREGAVAGLLGGAITGIISGLAFGLPVSPILLVVLGGLVALGAMIGDLCESLIKRQIGIKDMGSVIPGHGGVLDRIDALLVTVPFMFYAALFVGWLGWT, from the coding sequence ATGAAACAACGAGCGATCTCCTCAATCGGCGTCGTTCTGATCGGTGTCGTGCCGGCCATCCTTGGAAGCCCGGTCTTCTCGGTGGTTGTCGGACTCATCGCGATCGGCGCGCTCTATGAGCTCTATCGTGCATATCAGCGCGTCGGTGCGCGTCCATCGACGTGGACAGGAACCGTCGCGATCATCGCGCTTGTTGTCATCGCCGGCACCGACGCGCCGTTCCGCGCGCTTACCGGCGCCATGTGCGCGTACACGCTGCTCGCCCTCGCCCAGCATCTGGTCAAGAAAGACATCAACGGCGCTCTCATCGATTGGTCGTTCAGCCTCAGCGGGGTGATGTACATCGGTTTCACCCTTATGCATTTCATCCTGATTCGTCGGATCCACGGCGCCGTCAATGTGGACTGGATCCGCGACGCAGATGCCTTGATCGGTGATGGCGCTGCCGCGCTCGGCCTGGCGTGGTTGCTATTCGTGCTCGTTACAACCTGGATGACCGACGTCTTCGCCTATCTGATCGGTCGGCAATGGGGGCGGGTCAAGCTCATCCCGCATATCAGCCCCGGCAAGACACGCGAGGGCGCAGTTGCCGGCCTCCTTGGTGGCGCGATCACTGGCATCATCTCCGGGCTGGCTTTTGGTCTTCCTGTTTCACCGATTCTGCTCGTCGTGCTCGGTGGGCTGGTCGCGCTTGGCGCGATGATTGGCGACCTTTGCGAGTCACTGATCAAGCGCCAGATCGGCATCAAGGATATGGGTTCAGTCATCCCCGGGCATGGCGGCGTCCTCGACCGCATCGACGCGTTACTCGTGACGGTGCCGTTCATGTTCTACGCCGCGTTGTTCGTGGGTTGGCTGGGGTGGACGTGA
- the uppS gene encoding polyprenyl diphosphate synthase — protein MHDGSQPIATAIPEHVGIIMDGNGRWARQRGLPRIAGHEAGTENIRRITTRAAELGIGYLTLWAFSTENWRRPPDEVAGILSILARAIESETAELHRQGARLQHIGSLEGLSSDLCRSIRDAIELTHNNDRITLTLAFNYGGRAEIVSAVRAIVAAGIPADQITEETISAHLFTTAMPDPDLIVRTSGEFRTSNFLIWQAAYAEYVFSPVLWPDFGPDELDDAVSEFGRRERRFGGLMGMAPAQPAQV, from the coding sequence ATGCATGATGGATCGCAGCCGATTGCGACCGCCATCCCGGAACACGTCGGTATCATCATGGACGGCAACGGTCGCTGGGCGAGACAACGCGGACTCCCGCGGATTGCGGGCCACGAGGCCGGAACCGAGAACATCCGTCGAATTACGACGCGTGCCGCGGAGCTCGGCATCGGCTACCTGACGTTGTGGGCGTTCTCAACCGAAAATTGGCGAAGGCCGCCGGATGAAGTGGCAGGCATTCTGAGCATCCTGGCTCGCGCGATCGAAAGTGAGACCGCCGAGCTCCACCGGCAGGGCGCCCGCCTGCAACATATCGGCAGCCTCGAGGGCCTTTCATCTGATCTCTGTCGTTCGATCCGCGACGCTATCGAGCTTACGCACAACAACGACCGCATCACGCTCACACTGGCGTTCAATTACGGTGGCCGGGCAGAGATCGTCAGCGCAGTCCGCGCGATCGTCGCGGCCGGGATTCCGGCCGATCAGATCACCGAAGAGACGATCTCCGCGCATCTCTTCACCACGGCCATGCCCGACCCGGATCTGATCGTCCGGACATCAGGTGAGTTCCGCACGAGCAACTTCCTGATCTGGCAAGCGGCCTACGCTGAATATGTCTTCAGTCCGGTGTTGTGGCCAGATTTCGGCCCCGACGAGCTCGACGATGCCGTCAGCGAATTCGGCAGGCGCGAACGGCGATTCGGCGGCCTCATGGGGATGGCGCCGGCTCAGCCGGCCCAGGTCTGA
- the frr gene encoding ribosome recycling factor: MVPEIKHDAEHRMAGAIDALHRELAGIRTGRAAPGLVERLSVDYYGTATPLNQIAGVSAPEARLLVIQPWDRSSLGAIERAIQKSDLGLTPNNDGVVIRLAIPSLTEERRKALVKVVRGKVEESKVAIRNVRRDAVDHLKGLLKDKEIGEDDERRAQTDIDSLTKRFTDDADHIGQAKEAEILEV; the protein is encoded by the coding sequence ATGGTCCCCGAAATCAAGCATGACGCCGAGCACCGAATGGCTGGCGCGATCGACGCGTTGCATCGCGAACTCGCGGGTATCCGCACCGGTCGTGCTGCTCCTGGCCTCGTCGAACGGTTATCGGTCGATTACTACGGCACAGCGACTCCGCTGAATCAGATCGCGGGTGTATCGGCGCCCGAAGCACGCCTGCTCGTGATCCAGCCCTGGGATCGCAGTTCACTCGGTGCGATCGAACGGGCGATTCAGAAATCAGATCTGGGCCTGACGCCAAATAACGATGGCGTCGTCATCCGGCTCGCGATCCCCTCTCTCACCGAAGAGCGCCGCAAAGCGCTGGTCAAGGTCGTCCGAGGCAAGGTTGAGGAAAGCAAGGTCGCGATCCGTAATGTTCGTCGCGATGCCGTCGATCATCTCAAGGGACTTCTCAAGGACAAAGAGATCGGCGAGGACGACGAACGACGCGCGCAGACTGATATCGATAGCCTCACCAAGCGTTTCACCGACGATGCAGATCACATTGGCCAGGCCAAGGAAGCCGAGATTCTCGAGGTCTAG